One window from the genome of Pseudomonas frederiksbergensis encodes:
- the rnk gene encoding nucleoside diphosphate kinase regulator produces the protein MTAPSITLTRLDVQRLERLIDSLDETLPGVIALQTELDRAETLVGHDEVPADVVTMNSRVHCREESSGKDYHLTLVYPQDANADEGKISILAPVGSALLGLKVGQHIDWPAPGGKTLKLTLLEVESQPVNGGDCAF, from the coding sequence ATGACCGCACCTTCAATCACCCTTACTCGCCTGGACGTGCAGCGTCTGGAGCGCCTGATCGATAGCCTGGATGAAACACTCCCTGGCGTGATCGCCTTGCAAACCGAACTGGATCGCGCCGAGACCCTGGTGGGCCACGATGAAGTGCCCGCCGACGTCGTGACCATGAATTCGCGAGTGCATTGCCGAGAGGAAAGCAGCGGCAAGGATTACCATCTGACGCTGGTTTATCCCCAGGATGCCAACGCCGACGAGGGCAAGATTTCGATCCTGGCACCGGTTGGCAGTGCCTTGCTGGGCTTGAAGGTAGGCCAGCACATCGACTGGCCTGCCCCGGGTGGCAAGACCCTGAAACTGACGTTGCTGGAAGTCGAGTCGCAGCCGGTCAATGGCGGTGATTGCGCGTTCTGA
- a CDS encoding class I adenylate cyclase: MTRNHEIRPDLDEGIDRKVLSQLRARFLKLNTGRMERALEGLSTRQQGVLTLLPLFFHVNHPLLPGYVSGSTPAGLSNYEPDTNVLAEAQRLTRSFSYKARHGSNPPRPILGLFLMGSLGTLAQADQSDMDVWVCHGPDLSDDELAELRKKCQLLETWAATQGAEAHFFLIDPARFVRGERDNQLSSDDCGTTQHYLLLDEFYRTAIWLAGRTPIWWLVPVYEEENYEQYTHTLISKRFIRADETLDLGHLAYIPPGEFVGAGLWQLFKGIESPYKSVLKLLLTEVYASEHPDVRCLSLRFKQAVFANRLDLDELDPYMVVYRRLEEYLIARGEPERLELIRRALYLKVNRKLTGHARSSGWQRNLLERLAREWAWDQRQLALLDSRSQWKVRQVSNERRALVNELTYSYRFLTEFARTEKTVSLINKRDLNVLGRRLYAAFERKADKIEFINPGIAPDLAEDTLTLVQSPNKKEPGQNQWGLYNGSLNALEWENFAPIKRSRELLELLTWCHRNGVIDSSTRLALHPGESDLSEFELFNLLGSLQQAIALPLATVDEVQLLHASVPSEVLILVNVGVDPLKHHRDLNILMTTERTDSLSYAGVRENLVLTLDQVTLNSWNEVLVNRFDGEHALLDCLRDYLNALPTAQRQPRVQVRCFCHNRAQFIARRVEEVIETTQALLLSKLNYRYLLQVQQHYHVLELVPGQVNHVALGSLSALMDYLAEELTAYSPLHLDSMALEDHDVALILPMGQPECIQVFYRVYEDEAELYVLDELNALWQQRLPYHDEQSLLVPLQRFLQSVLYRRDALLPMDVAQPLALEILYYQLLPSGNGRARRVESRPAPQTPINKPFYDVQGIIGKAAHGQVHVTLYCDQREFSELEHGDQLFQVVAREIVGQRREAERYRCYITDLDLSGLVGDGACSSILYLRYKADLERALNEALIQV, translated from the coding sequence ATGACCCGCAACCACGAAATACGCCCCGATCTGGACGAGGGAATCGACCGCAAGGTCCTGAGCCAGTTGCGCGCGCGTTTCCTCAAGCTCAATACCGGACGCATGGAGCGCGCCCTCGAAGGGTTGTCGACCCGCCAACAGGGCGTGTTGACGTTGCTTCCGCTGTTTTTCCACGTCAACCATCCGCTGCTGCCCGGCTATGTCTCGGGCAGCACGCCCGCCGGGTTGTCGAATTACGAGCCCGACACAAACGTCCTCGCCGAGGCCCAACGGCTGACCCGCTCGTTCTCCTATAAAGCACGACATGGCAGCAACCCACCGCGACCGATCCTCGGCCTGTTCCTGATGGGCAGCCTCGGCACGCTCGCCCAGGCCGACCAGAGCGACATGGATGTGTGGGTTTGCCATGGGCCGGACCTGAGCGACGATGAGCTGGCCGAGCTGCGGAAAAAATGCCAACTGCTGGAAACCTGGGCCGCGACCCAAGGCGCCGAAGCGCACTTTTTCCTCATCGACCCGGCGCGATTCGTCCGCGGCGAGCGGGACAACCAACTCAGCTCCGATGACTGCGGCACCACCCAGCATTATCTGCTGCTGGACGAGTTCTACCGCACCGCCATCTGGCTGGCCGGGCGCACGCCAATCTGGTGGCTGGTGCCGGTGTATGAAGAAGAAAACTACGAGCAATACACCCATACGCTGATTTCCAAGCGTTTCATTCGTGCCGACGAAACCCTGGACCTGGGGCATTTGGCCTACATCCCGCCGGGGGAGTTCGTCGGCGCCGGGCTCTGGCAGTTGTTCAAGGGCATCGAATCGCCTTACAAGTCGGTGCTCAAGCTATTGCTGACCGAGGTCTACGCCAGCGAGCACCCGGACGTCCGCTGCCTGAGCCTGCGCTTCAAACAGGCGGTGTTCGCCAATCGCCTGGATCTGGATGAGCTGGACCCGTACATGGTCGTTTATCGCCGCCTCGAGGAATATCTGATCGCCCGCGGCGAGCCGGAACGCCTGGAGCTGATCCGGCGCGCGTTGTACCTAAAGGTCAATCGCAAGCTTACCGGCCACGCTCGCAGCAGTGGCTGGCAGCGCAACCTGCTGGAGCGCCTGGCTCGGGAGTGGGCCTGGGACCAGCGTCAACTGGCCCTGCTCGATAGCCGTAGCCAGTGGAAAGTCCGCCAGGTGAGCAATGAGCGGCGGGCACTGGTCAACGAGCTGACCTACAGCTATCGCTTCTTGACCGAGTTCGCCCGCACCGAGAAAACCGTCAGCCTGATCAACAAGCGCGACCTCAATGTTCTCGGTCGGCGGCTGTATGCGGCCTTCGAGCGCAAGGCCGACAAAATCGAATTCATCAACCCTGGCATTGCTCCGGACTTGGCGGAGGACACCCTGACACTGGTCCAGTCGCCAAACAAGAAAGAGCCTGGGCAGAACCAGTGGGGCTTGTACAACGGCAGCCTGAATGCCTTGGAATGGGAAAACTTCGCGCCCATCAAACGCAGCCGAGAGCTCCTTGAATTGCTCACCTGGTGCCATCGCAACGGTGTGATCGACAGCAGCACGCGCTTGGCGCTGCACCCTGGCGAAAGCGACCTGAGCGAGTTCGAGCTGTTCAACCTGCTGGGCAGCCTGCAACAGGCCATCGCCTTGCCCCTGGCCACGGTCGATGAAGTCCAGTTGCTGCACGCCAGCGTACCCAGCGAAGTGCTGATCCTGGTGAACGTCGGCGTCGACCCGCTCAAGCATCACCGCGACCTGAACATCCTGATGACCACCGAGCGCACCGATTCCCTGAGCTACGCCGGGGTTCGGGAAAACCTGGTGCTCACCCTCGACCAGGTCACACTCAATAGCTGGAATGAGGTACTGGTCAACCGCTTCGATGGCGAGCATGCCCTGCTCGATTGCCTGCGCGACTACCTCAACGCCTTGCCCACGGCACAACGCCAACCGCGCGTGCAGGTCCGGTGCTTCTGTCATAACCGCGCGCAATTCATTGCGCGCCGGGTCGAAGAAGTCATCGAGACCACCCAGGCCTTGCTACTGAGCAAACTCAACTACCGGTATCTGCTGCAAGTCCAGCAGCACTATCACGTACTGGAATTGGTGCCGGGCCAAGTCAACCACGTGGCGCTGGGCAGCCTGTCGGCGCTGATGGATTATCTCGCAGAAGAGCTGACCGCCTACAGCCCGCTGCACCTGGATTCAATGGCGCTGGAAGACCACGACGTGGCGCTGATCCTGCCCATGGGTCAACCCGAGTGCATCCAGGTGTTCTACAGGGTCTACGAAGACGAAGCCGAGCTGTATGTGCTCGATGAACTCAATGCGTTGTGGCAACAGCGCTTGCCATATCACGATGAACAAAGCCTGCTGGTACCGCTGCAACGTTTCCTGCAATCGGTGCTGTACCGCCGCGATGCCCTGCTGCCGATGGACGTTGCCCAGCCGCTGGCGCTGGAAATCCTGTATTACCAGCTCCTGCCTTCGGGTAACGGGCGGGCTCGGCGGGTCGAGTCACGGCCGGCACCGCAGACGCCCATCAACAAGCCCTTTTATGACGTGCAAGGGATCATCGGCAAAGCAGCGCATGGGCAGGTGCACGTCACCCTGTATTGCGACCAGCGGGAATTTTCGGAATTGGAGCATGGCGACCAACTGTTCCAGGTGGTCGCCAGGGAAATCGTCGGGCAGCGCCGCGAAGCCGAACGCTATCGCTGCTATATCACCGACCTCGACCTCTCCGGCCTGGTGGGCGACGGCGCGTGCTCAAGCATTCTGTACCTGCGCTACAAGGCCGACCTGGAGCGCGCACTGAACGAGGCACTGATTCAGGTCTGA
- a CDS encoding LytR/AlgR family response regulator transcription factor: MNVLIVDDEPLARERLSRLLGELEGYSVLEPSATNGEEALALIDSHKPDIVLLDIRMPGLDGLQVAARLCERESPPAVVFCTTRDDFPPEVLQAGAVGYLLKPVAVEALEEALRKAERPNRTQLAALTRPAAESGSGPRSHISARTRKGIELIPLNQVVYFIADHKYVTLRHESGEVLLDEPLKALEDEFGERFVRIHRNALVARERIERLQRTPLGHFQLYLKGLNGDALIVSRRHVAGVRKMMQQL; the protein is encoded by the coding sequence ATGAATGTCCTGATCGTTGATGACGAACCACTGGCCCGCGAGCGCCTGAGCCGACTGCTCGGCGAACTCGAGGGTTACAGTGTCCTGGAGCCGAGCGCCACCAATGGCGAAGAGGCATTGGCCCTTATCGACAGCCACAAGCCGGATATCGTGCTGCTCGACATTCGCATGCCCGGCCTCGACGGGTTGCAAGTCGCGGCAAGGCTCTGCGAGCGCGAGTCACCTCCAGCGGTGGTGTTTTGTACCACTCGGGATGACTTTCCCCCCGAGGTCCTGCAGGCCGGTGCCGTGGGCTATTTGCTCAAGCCCGTCGCGGTCGAGGCGCTGGAAGAGGCACTGCGCAAGGCTGAGCGGCCGAATCGCACGCAATTGGCGGCGCTCACCCGTCCGGCCGCCGAAAGCGGCAGCGGCCCGCGCAGCCATATCAGCGCGCGGACCCGCAAGGGCATCGAGCTGATACCCCTGAACCAGGTCGTCTATTTCATTGCCGACCACAAGTACGTGACCTTGCGCCACGAAAGTGGCGAAGTGTTGCTGGACGAGCCACTCAAGGCCCTGGAAGACGAATTCGGCGAGCGGTTCGTGCGCATCCACCGCAATGCCCTGGTGGCCCGCGAGCGTATCGAGCGCTTGCAACGTACGCCCCTTGGACATTTCCAGCTGTACCTCAAGGGGCTCAATGGTGATGCGCTGATCGTCAGCCGACGGCATGTAGCGGGCGTCCGCAAGATGATGCAGCAGCTCTAG
- a CDS encoding TIGR02647 family protein, with translation MSLTPELVAELEILALFNLDSSQEGLKIHQTAAPKAIAAAQRLFDKELITQPDGGYLTSLGRDAAQNVQTVLTILSVQEAA, from the coding sequence ATGTCGCTTACCCCTGAGCTGGTTGCCGAACTGGAAATCCTTGCACTCTTCAACCTGGACAGTTCCCAGGAAGGCCTGAAAATCCATCAGACCGCTGCCCCCAAAGCCATCGCCGCTGCCCAACGCCTGTTTGACAAAGAACTCATCACCCAACCCGATGGCGGTTACCTGACCAGCCTGGGCCGTGATGCCGCACAGAATGTGCAAACCGTCCTGACGATCCTCAGCGTGCAAGAAGCCGCCTGA
- the hemC gene encoding hydroxymethylbilane synthase has product MSPREIRIATRKSALALWQAEYVKARLETAHPGLVVTLVPMVSRGDKLLDSPLSKIGGKGLFVKELETALLDNEADIAVHSMKDVPMDFPEGLGLFCICEREDPRDAFVSNTFSSLDALPARSVVGTSSLRRQAQLLTRRPDLQIRFLRGNVNTRLAKLDAGEYDAIILAAAGLIRLGFEDRITSAISVDDSLPAGGQGAVGIECRSADSEIHALLAPLHHEDTATRVFAERALNKHLNGGCQVPIACYAVLEGEQVWLRGLVGDPSGGKLLSAEARAPRRDAEALGVRVAEDLLGQGADDILKKVYGEAGHA; this is encoded by the coding sequence ATGTCCCCTCGCGAGATCCGCATCGCCACCCGTAAAAGTGCCTTGGCCCTCTGGCAGGCCGAATACGTCAAAGCCCGCCTCGAAACGGCCCATCCGGGCCTGGTCGTGACGCTGGTGCCCATGGTCAGTCGCGGCGACAAGCTGCTGGACTCGCCACTGTCGAAAATCGGTGGCAAGGGCTTGTTCGTCAAGGAGCTGGAGACAGCCTTGCTGGACAACGAAGCCGACATCGCCGTGCATTCGATGAAAGACGTGCCCATGGACTTCCCCGAAGGCCTGGGCCTTTTTTGCATCTGTGAGCGGGAAGACCCGCGCGATGCATTCGTCTCCAATACATTCTCCAGCCTTGACGCGCTGCCTGCCCGGAGCGTGGTGGGCACGTCGAGCCTGCGCCGCCAGGCGCAGCTGCTGACTCGTCGTCCCGATCTGCAGATCCGTTTCCTGCGTGGCAACGTCAATACGCGCCTGGCCAAGCTCGATGCCGGCGAATACGACGCTATTATCCTCGCCGCCGCGGGCTTGATCCGCCTGGGTTTCGAAGATCGCATCACCTCGGCCATCAGCGTCGACGACAGCCTGCCCGCCGGCGGACAGGGGGCGGTGGGCATCGAGTGCCGTAGCGCTGACAGCGAGATCCATGCCCTGCTGGCGCCGCTGCACCACGAAGACACGGCCACTCGAGTCTTCGCCGAGCGCGCCCTCAACAAGCATTTGAACGGAGGCTGCCAGGTGCCGATTGCCTGCTACGCCGTCCTTGAAGGTGAGCAAGTCTGGTTGCGCGGCCTGGTGGGCGACCCGAGTGGTGGAAAACTGCTCAGCGCCGAGGCGCGGGCGCCGCGTCGCGATGCCGAGGCATTGGGTGTGCGCGTCGCCGAGGATCTGCTGGGCCAAGGGGCCGACGACATCCTCAAGAAGGTCTACGGCGAGGCAGGCCACGCGTGA
- a CDS encoding glutathione S-transferase family protein: MLKLYGFSVSNYYNMVKLALLEKGVPFEEVQFFGAQTPEALAISPRGKVPVLKTEQGFINETSVILEYIEQTQPGKALLPADPFERAQVLALCREIELYIELPGRACYPEAFFGMPVADAIKEKSKAELLLGFASLDRHGKFSPYVAGDSLSLADLYFYYSLSLALQVGKKVFDIDLLADMPKAKALMELLGQNPHVQRIAADREAEMPAFLAKISARK; the protein is encoded by the coding sequence ATGCTCAAGCTTTATGGTTTTTCTGTCAGCAATTATTACAACATGGTCAAGCTGGCGCTGCTGGAGAAAGGGGTGCCTTTCGAAGAGGTCCAGTTCTTCGGCGCCCAGACTCCGGAAGCGTTGGCCATCAGCCCGCGCGGCAAGGTGCCGGTGCTGAAGACCGAGCAGGGTTTCATCAACGAGACCAGCGTGATTCTCGAATACATCGAGCAAACCCAGCCGGGCAAGGCCCTGTTGCCTGCGGACCCGTTCGAGCGTGCCCAGGTATTGGCCTTGTGCCGGGAAATCGAGCTGTACATCGAGCTGCCTGGGCGTGCCTGTTACCCGGAAGCGTTTTTCGGCATGCCTGTGGCTGATGCCATCAAGGAAAAATCCAAGGCCGAATTGCTGTTGGGGTTCGCTTCGCTCGATCGGCATGGCAAGTTTTCGCCTTACGTGGCGGGCGACAGCCTGAGTCTCGCTGACCTGTATTTCTACTACAGCCTTTCGCTGGCCTTGCAGGTGGGCAAGAAGGTGTTCGATATCGATTTGCTGGCTGATATGCCGAAGGCGAAGGCCTTGATGGAACTGCTGGGGCAGAATCCGCATGTGCAACGGATAGCGGCGGACAGGGAGGCAGAGATGCCGGCGTTTTTGGCTAAGATTTCCGCCAGGAAGTAG
- the cyaY gene encoding iron donor protein CyaY, whose amino-acid sequence MSLSEARFHDLVDETQEKLEDIFDDSDMDIDLEISAGVLTVKFENGSQLIFSRQEPLRQLWLAAVSGGFHFDYDEESERWMCDKSEEQLGEMLERIVKQQADVEFDFEGL is encoded by the coding sequence ATGAGTTTGTCCGAAGCCCGTTTCCACGATCTGGTCGATGAAACCCAGGAAAAACTGGAGGATATCTTCGATGACAGCGACATGGACATCGACCTGGAAATTTCCGCCGGTGTACTTACCGTCAAGTTCGAGAACGGCAGCCAGTTGATTTTCAGCCGCCAGGAGCCGTTGCGGCAGTTGTGGCTGGCGGCGGTGTCCGGTGGCTTCCACTTCGATTACGACGAGGAAAGCGAGCGCTGGATGTGCGACAAGAGCGAAGAGCAGTTGGGCGAGATGCTCGAACGCATCGTCAAGCAGCAGGCTGACGTCGAATTCGATTTCGAAGGGCTGTGA
- a CDS encoding DUF1289 domain-containing protein, which translates to MSQTVPARPPKPLYSNVSPAVPSPCTSVCKLDERKVCLGCFRHVEDIREWRSADDERRRVICAEALKRRSLK; encoded by the coding sequence GTGAGCCAGACCGTCCCGGCGCGGCCGCCCAAGCCGCTCTACAGCAATGTCAGCCCGGCCGTGCCGTCGCCTTGTACCAGTGTGTGCAAGCTCGACGAGCGAAAGGTCTGCCTGGGTTGTTTCCGGCATGTGGAGGATATTCGCGAGTGGCGCTCGGCTGATGATGAGCGTCGGCGGGTTATTTGTGCCGAGGCGCTCAAGCGCCGATCCCTGAAGTAG
- the argH gene encoding argininosuccinate lyase yields MSTDKTNQSWGGRFSEPVDAFVARFTASVNFDQRLYRHDIMGSIAHATMLAKVGVLTDAERDSIIDGLKTIQGEIEAGQFDWRVDLEDVHMNIEARLTDRIGVTGKKLHTGRSRNDQVATDIRLWLRDEIDLILAEITRLQKGLLEQAEREAESIMPGFTHLQTAQPVTFGHHMLAWFEMLSRDYERLVDCRKRTNRMPLGSAALAGTTYPIDREYTARLLGFDAVGGNSLDNVSDRDFAIEFCAAASIAMMHLSRFSEELVLWTSAQFQFIDLPDRFCTGSSIMPQKKNPDVPELVRGKSGRVFGALMGLLTLMKGQPLAYNKDNQEDKEPLFDAADTLRDSLRAFADMIPAIKPKHAVMREAALRGFSTATDLADYLVRRGLPFRDCHEIVGHAVKYGVDSGKDLAEMSLDELRQFSDQIDQDVFAVLTLEGSVNARDHIGGTAPAQVKAAVVRGQALIASR; encoded by the coding sequence ATGAGCACTGACAAGACCAATCAGTCCTGGGGCGGCCGCTTCAGTGAACCCGTCGACGCCTTCGTCGCCCGCTTCACCGCCTCCGTCAATTTCGACCAGCGCCTGTATCGCCACGACATCATGGGCTCGATCGCCCACGCCACCATGCTGGCCAAGGTCGGCGTGCTCACCGATGCCGAGCGCGACAGCATCATCGATGGCCTGAAGACCATCCAGGGCGAGATCGAGGCCGGCCAGTTCGACTGGCGTGTCGATCTCGAAGACGTGCACATGAACATCGAGGCGCGCCTGACCGATCGCATTGGCGTGACCGGCAAGAAGCTGCACACCGGCCGCAGCCGCAACGACCAGGTCGCCACCGATATCCGCCTGTGGCTGCGCGATGAGATCGACCTGATCCTCGCCGAGATCACGCGCTTGCAAAAAGGCCTGCTGGAGCAAGCCGAACGCGAAGCCGAGAGCATCATGCCGGGCTTCACACACCTGCAAACGGCTCAACCTGTAACGTTCGGGCATCACATGCTGGCCTGGTTCGAGATGCTCAGCCGCGACTACGAGCGCCTGGTGGATTGCCGCAAGCGCACCAACCGCATGCCCCTGGGCAGCGCCGCGCTGGCCGGCACCACCTACCCGATCGACCGTGAATACACCGCCCGACTGCTGGGCTTCGACGCCGTGGGCGGCAACTCGCTGGATAACGTCTCGGACCGCGATTTCGCCATTGAATTCTGCGCCGCCGCGAGCATCGCGATGATGCACCTGTCGCGCTTCTCCGAAGAGCTGGTGCTGTGGACCAGTGCCCAATTCCAATTCATCGATTTGCCCGACCGCTTCTGCACCGGCAGCTCGATCATGCCGCAAAAGAAAAACCCCGACGTGCCGGAACTGGTACGAGGCAAGAGCGGCCGAGTATTCGGCGCGCTGATGGGCCTGCTGACCCTGATGAAAGGCCAACCGCTGGCCTACAACAAGGACAACCAGGAGGACAAGGAGCCGCTGTTCGACGCCGCCGACACCTTGCGCGATTCGCTGCGGGCTTTCGCCGACATGATCCCGGCCATCAAGCCCAAGCATGCGGTCATGCGCGAAGCAGCCCTGCGCGGTTTCTCCACCGCCACTGACCTGGCGGACTACCTGGTGCGTCGTGGCCTGCCGTTCCGCGATTGCCACGAAATCGTCGGCCATGCCGTGAAATACGGCGTGGACAGCGGCAAGGACCTGGCGGAGATGAGCCTGGACGAACTGCGCCAGTTCAGCGATCAGATCGACCAGGACGTGTTTGCCGTGCTGACCCTGGAAGGCTCGGTCAACGCCCGTGACCACATCGGCGGTACCGCGCCGGCGCAGGTCAAGGCCGCCGTGGTGCGTGGCCAGGCCCTGATCGCCAGCCGCTAA